The DNA sequence ATATTCGGGATCATCAGCAGGAGTCCTTGGGAAGCGGTAAACGTCGTGGTCAACGAACCCGCGGCCAGCGAGCCGTGGACCGCGCCGGCGGCGCCGGCCTCGGACTGCATTTCCCGGATGGACAGGACTTGTCCCCAAGCGTTTTTACGGCCTTTGGAAGCCCAGTCGTCGCAAACCTCGCCCATGGTTGATGACGGAGTAATGGGATAGATGGCCGCAGTCTCACTTAGGGCATAGGCAACATAGGATGTGGCGGTATTGCCGTCGACGCTTAGCTTTTTTTTTGTCATGAAAGAACCTCCGTGGAATGGATCAATGAACGGGACCGGGAACGGGACCGGCAAGGTGGACCAAAATTCGTTTGCCCTAGCCTTACCAGAATCGTGCCTAGCGATAAAGTACGGCAACAATGCGATCATTATTTGAGTAGATGCAGGCAATAACCGGTGAAAGGGAGATTGGGCATGGTATACGTCATAAATAAAGGGCGGTGCGTGCATGTACATTGTGTGAACAAGTTCAAAAGAATCACGATGGTCGAACCTCTCGTTTTCGCCAGGTTGTCGAGGTTCCCGCCTTTAAAAGTACTTCCCGGGGGCGGGTCAATCAACACCTGGTGCAAATTGGTTAATGATGCTCTTGGCCGCAATCGCAATCGCAATCGAAATCGAAAAACAATCTGAAGCGATTTCGATTGCGATTGCGATTGCGCTCCTGAGAGCAATGCCATGTGAATCAAGGGCATCTATTTGCAGCACATTAGAATTGAAACAGCTTGTCTGAAAAAACAGACAAGAGGATCCTGCATGTCGGATGCTTGGAATCATAAAAGCGGCCACTCGTGCTTAGGCAACCATCAGATACTGTAAAACGACGTTAAAACTCAGCGCCTCAGGTGAAAGCGGGACTTGCTCGCACAGATAATGTCAACCTGGCCGCAGGCAAGGGCTGTGATCCCGTCTTGACCCGCCAATTCACCTTGTTTACGCTTAGTAGTATGCAAAAGAGGAGTACATGGAACTGTTTAGCGAAGACACTACCAAACATCCTGTATCAAGGAGATGAGCATGAAACCGACGGACCTGTTGCACATCGGCCTGGGAGCCGCCTTCATGGCCAAGGAGAAGATTGAAGCGCAACTTAAGGATTTGGAGCAGTTGGGAACCATCAGCAAGGAAGAATTGAACCGCTTCATGGAAGAGGCGCAGCAGCGTGCCCAGCAGGAGCAGGATGCACTGGATGCCAAGATCAAGGAAAAGGTCGCTGAATCGGTTCGGGAAATGGGATTGGCCACGAAAGATGACATTGCTGAAATCAAGGCCCTGCTGATGACGCGGAATGCATAGCTATTATGCTCCGCAAAGAATATGGGGGGCCTTTCGTTTTCTGGTCACCATCTTTGCCACGGTTCTGAAGCGATCGAGTATTCTGTTCATACCGCCCCTGGGGGCGGTGGATTTGAAAAGAACAGTGCTCGACCTGGGCGTCAGCTTCATCAAGCTGGCACAGGTCCTGGCCACCCGGGCGGATTTTTTTTCCGAAGAGTATCTTCAAGAACTCCGGACCATTCACGACGAAGTCGCGCCCATGCCCCAGGCGGACCTGGATGTGATGTACAGCAGGGCTTTCGGCACATCTCCACCTTTTGCACGATTCGATGCCGAACCAATGGCCAGCGCTTCCATCGGTCAGGTCCACGGGGCGCAACTTTTCAATGGCACGGAAGTGGCCGTGAAAATCCGCCGACTGGATATCGAGCGCAAGGTCAGCGTGGATATCAACATCCTCAACTTTTTTATGCGCTTGTTCCGTCCTTTTTTCAGCGTCTACACCCGCAACTCATTGGAAGCCATATTGTCTGAGTTCACGCTCATGATCCACAAGGAAGTGGACATGACCATTGAAATGGACAACCTGCGCAAGTTCCATGACCTGTATGCCCGGGACGACGTTCGGTTCCCGAAGTATTATGCTGAATACAGCAACAAAGATGCGCTGGTCATGAGTTTCGAAAAGGGTGTGCGGGTGGATGATGCCGCGGCTCTTGAACGATTGGGCATTCCCTTCGCGAAGATCATGGACATATTGATTGATTTCTATACCGAGCAGATGCTGGTCAAGGGCTTGTTTCACGCCGACCCCCATCCGGGCAACCTGTTCGTGGGAGAGGATGGGACGCTGATTCTGCTGGATTTCGGGATGGTCAAACGTCTGACCAACTCGACAAAAGTGGCCATGATCGAGATGGTGGAAGCGGCCTCGGCCCGAGATTTCGAGATGTTCATCGCCGCCAGTGAGCGGCTCGGCGTGGTTACGCCGTCGGCTCCGCCCGAGGAAATGCTGGAATTCGCCGAGCGGATGTTCGACATTTTCGGGAACATGGATCTGGACGCGGCCAGCATGCAGACCCTGGCCCTGGACGTGCTGTTCTCCATGAAGGATATGCCCTTCAAGATGCCCCAGGAAGTCGTGTACGTACTCCGGGCGAGTACGCTGATCGAGGGGTTGGGTACGAATTATGTGGAAAATTTTAACGGGGTGAAGGACATCCTGCCGGTCTTGCGGGAGAAATTGCCCAAGGCCCTGGGCTTCGATCAGGGCCTTGTGAGTCAAGTCCGCAGAGAGATCAGCACCTTGCCCATGACCTTCAAGAGGGTCAAGACCATTATCACGGATTTGAGCGACCAGAAACTTCAGGTCAAGATTTCGCGGCATACCGTGGATCAGATCAATGATCGCCTCCGGAACCTGTTTCGGCCCCTGGTGGGCGGATTCTTGTTCATTCTTGCGGCTTTTTTCGTGCTGCAACTGGGTTTTGCTTATGGGCGTGGGATTGCCTTTGCGTTGTTCAGCATCGGCGTTTTGCGGATGTATCTGGGCGTGCGCTGAATTTCATGCCGATCTCTCCCGGATATGATGACTGCCCTGGCTGAGGAATATGCCGATCAAGACGACCGCGGAAGCAAGATATTGCATAGGAACGAGGCGCTCACCAAGAATCAGCCAGCCGAGAAACAAGGTGATCACTGGAATCAGATTGACGAACACTGATGCCTGGCCCGCGGGAATGCGGCTGATGCCGTAGTTGTAGAGCCAGTAGGCAACAATAGTCACGCCGAAGCCCAAATAGAGGATGGAGAGAACGGCCGGCAAATGAAAAGTTTCCGGCATGGTCGTACCGGGCAGAAACAGGATGGGCAGAA is a window from the Desulfonatronum thiosulfatophilum genome containing:
- a CDS encoding ABC1 kinase family protein gives rise to the protein MHSYYAPQRIWGAFRFLVTIFATVLKRSSILFIPPLGAVDLKRTVLDLGVSFIKLAQVLATRADFFSEEYLQELRTIHDEVAPMPQADLDVMYSRAFGTSPPFARFDAEPMASASIGQVHGAQLFNGTEVAVKIRRLDIERKVSVDINILNFFMRLFRPFFSVYTRNSLEAILSEFTLMIHKEVDMTIEMDNLRKFHDLYARDDVRFPKYYAEYSNKDALVMSFEKGVRVDDAAALERLGIPFAKIMDILIDFYTEQMLVKGLFHADPHPGNLFVGEDGTLILLDFGMVKRLTNSTKVAMIEMVEAASARDFEMFIAASERLGVVTPSAPPEEMLEFAERMFDIFGNMDLDAASMQTLALDVLFSMKDMPFKMPQEVVYVLRASTLIEGLGTNYVENFNGVKDILPVLREKLPKALGFDQGLVSQVRREISTLPMTFKRVKTIITDLSDQKLQVKISRHTVDQINDRLRNLFRPLVGGFLFILAAFFVLQLGFAYGRGIAFALFSIGVLRMYLGVR